From the Acidovorax carolinensis genome, one window contains:
- a CDS encoding malonyl-CoA decarboxylase, which yields MTNTTEWITRSVSRLRSGAASADKATKAPKAAPDKQAPNGAAKAPVPRSTHERLQATLRRGNESLSPRALRRLLADLQEVVAPQVSELEGGRRAQAVAAWYSQAEPEERRDMWLLLCEQFAPDATRFQSARQRYEAAAGTADEMQAEISLRRSLVSPRTRLMQRFAVFPEGMRFLVDLRAELLPQLKSDKRLVALDADLEHLFSTWFDVAFLELRRLSWDSPASLIEKLIKYEAVHDIRSWADLKNRLDSDRRCYGFFHPRLPNEPLIFVEVALVDRISSSITPLLDEAAAPADLKKATTAIFYSISNTQPGLRGVSFGDSLIKHVVETLTAEFPRLRTFATLSPIPGFRAWLGKNAGAMLQRLDDKRRAELGRAVGAEPPLAAHLLAAADKALELDARSPVRQALVECAAYYLGRELQDGKPVDAVARFHLGNGARVERLNWAGDPSAKGMKQSYGLMVNYLYDLKRIDKHRGMLAQGKVPMSGDIDSLCRG from the coding sequence ATGACCAACACCACCGAATGGATTACCCGCAGTGTCTCGCGACTGCGTTCCGGCGCAGCCTCCGCCGACAAGGCGACCAAGGCGCCCAAAGCCGCACCCGACAAGCAGGCCCCCAATGGCGCCGCCAAGGCGCCCGTGCCGCGCTCCACCCATGAGCGACTGCAGGCCACGCTGCGGCGCGGCAACGAGTCCCTGTCGCCGCGCGCCCTGCGCCGCCTGCTGGCCGATCTGCAGGAAGTGGTGGCCCCGCAAGTCAGCGAGCTCGAGGGCGGACGCCGCGCCCAGGCTGTGGCCGCGTGGTATAGCCAGGCAGAGCCCGAAGAGCGGCGCGACATGTGGCTGCTGCTGTGCGAGCAGTTCGCGCCCGATGCCACGCGCTTTCAGTCGGCACGCCAGCGCTACGAAGCCGCCGCCGGCACGGCCGACGAAATGCAGGCCGAAATCAGCCTGCGCCGGTCACTGGTGTCGCCGCGCACGCGGCTGATGCAGCGCTTTGCGGTGTTCCCCGAGGGCATGCGCTTCCTGGTGGACCTGCGCGCCGAGCTGCTGCCCCAGCTCAAATCCGACAAGCGCCTGGTGGCCCTGGACGCCGACCTGGAACACCTGTTCTCCACCTGGTTTGACGTCGCTTTTCTGGAACTGAGGCGCCTGTCGTGGGACTCGCCAGCCTCGCTGATCGAGAAGCTCATCAAGTACGAGGCCGTGCACGACATCCGCAGCTGGGCTGACCTGAAGAACCGGCTCGATAGTGACCGCCGTTGCTATGGTTTTTTTCACCCGCGCCTGCCCAACGAGCCGCTGATTTTTGTGGAAGTGGCATTGGTGGACCGCATATCCAGCAGCATCACGCCGCTGCTGGACGAGGCGGCGGCACCGGCCGACCTGAAAAAAGCCACCACCGCCATCTTCTATTCGATCAGCAACACGCAGCCAGGGCTGCGCGGCGTGAGCTTTGGCGATTCGCTCATCAAGCATGTGGTGGAAACGCTGACGGCCGAGTTTCCGCGCCTGCGCACCTTTGCCACGCTGTCGCCGATTCCGGGCTTTCGGGCCTGGCTGGGCAAGAACGCCGGGGCCATGCTGCAGCGCCTGGACGACAAGCGCCGCGCCGAACTGGGTCGTGCTGTGGGTGCCGAGCCGCCACTGGCCGCGCACCTGCTTGCCGCAGCGGACAAGGCATTGGAGCTTGATGCGCGCTCGCCCGTGCGCCAGGCCTTGGTGGAATGTGCCGCTTACTATCTGGGCCGCGAATTGCAGGACGGCAAGCCCGTGGATGCGGTGGCGCGTTTTCACCTGGGCAACGGCGCCCGTGTCGAACGCCTCAACTGGGCCGGCGACCCTTCGGCCAAGGGAATGAAACAATCGTATGGCCTGATGGTGAACTATCTGTACGACCTCAAACGCATCGACAAGCACCGCGGCATGCTGGCGCAAGGCAAGGTACCGATGTCGGGGGACATCGACAGCCTGTGCCGCGGTTGA